cagacagacagacagacagacagacagagagacagacagagagacagacagagagacagacagagagacagacagacagacagagagacagacagacagacagagagacagacagacagacagacagagagagagacagagagacagacagagagacagacagagagacagacagagagacagacagagagacagacagacagacagacagagagacagacagacagacagacagagagacagacagagagacagacagagagacagagagacagacagagagacagacagagagacagacagacagagagacagacagacagagacagacagacagagacagacaaacagagacagacagacagacagacagacagacgagagacagacagagagacagacagacagacagacagagagacagacagacagacagagagacagagagacagacagacagagagagagagacagagagagagagagagagagagagagagagagagagagagagagagagagagacagacagacagagagagagacagacagagacagagacagagagagagacagagagagagacagagagagagacagagacagagagagagacagagagagagacagagagagagacagagagagagagagacagagagagagagagacagagaggatTCAAACAAGTTAGGGTTTTAAAGTAGGGTTATGGTAGGATTTGAAAccagggttgtcccaaaacaacAAACCATGAACAACAGTTCCTCTGACCCCAGAGGAAGGGTCTGTATTTTGACAATTTAACACCTTtaaaattatatattatattttgatGCTGCAATCGGGGCTCATGTGAGCGCTTTGGGGATTCAGCGTGCTTTGAGTTAGTGAACGAGCGCGCCCTCTAGCGGTCGATCACGCCACTTTAGAGTGCGACATTTCCCTCTTGTGCGACTGCGCATTGCTCCGTGCTCGTCCCCCCACTGGTTTCCTTCTCTGtcgtccatccatcttccgctCCTGCCTGCCAACAGGTAAGTGCCCTCCTCCGCTTCCTCATGCTTTTCCTCCTTTATCCATGCTCTTGTCATCCGATTCGGCGTCTGACTGATTGATCCACGTCTGAATTAGATGCTAATCAGGCACGGCCAGACGCTACGCGTGCGCGAACGTAGTGTCAAGTGAACGTCGCCACAAGGTCGCGCGAATCATTCGCttagtgcgcatgcgcatgaATGGTGAACCGGTGGTCGTTTCGTGAGATTGCGTGGTACCGCTTCCCTATGGCGTCCTAATGTTACGTTATTTTGGACAGACACGCATGTCAAGTCTTAAACTATACATTGAAATAACTCCGATGACATGTTTGTAAGTGTAAAAATAAGTTAATCCCTGTTGACATGAACTGATGGCGGGAAATAAAGAGCTGTTGTTTGCGTTATCATGTTATTAATGACAGTGATGTTGATGTCATCGTGTCCAGTGAGGAAGATGCTGATCGGACGAGCGACAATGACAGAATCGCTTTTCCATGGACTCATCGTTTGACCTCGTAGAACTCCGTGAACTACCAAACATTGAGAAGGCTAGCGACATTGGCGGGGGCTTCCGCAACGCTTCCTACGAGCACGACCACGAACGCCACCAAGAGGCGACAGGCTTCACCACCACCTCGGGAAGCTGCAAGGTTCTTCCATGTTTCGTGCATAGATACACACAGCAGAGAAACACAAACTGATGCAGAAAAACGAGGCCAAGAGGCAGAGTCAAAACACATGCCTGGATAAGTCCAAAGTAATGTCACAGCAGAATGGGTTCCCATAAGCACAGTACAAATAGAGACAAAAAGTCAGGACAGATGTAAGCGCTCATGTTTTGTGCATAGGCGCACAGCAGAAAATTACAAAAATAGAATCATATCTGATGCAGAAAGATTACTCCCTTAAGGCCGAGAGTCAGTCAAAATACATCCCCAGGTCCAGAGTGAAGTCACAGCAGAATGGGTTCCCGTtagcacagtaaaaaaaaaaaagtcaggacaTATATAAGGAGAGCAGTCCCATTAGGAAGACAGTAAAGTCAAGAGTAGTCTCACAGTAAAAATGCCAGTTGGAGTAGATACCAAAAGTTAAGACAAAGGTAAGGAGAGTAAGAAACAGGGTCACGTTAGATACAGGTAGAGTCCGCTGGAAACAAAAGTTGCGTCAAGAGGCCAGAAAATCTAGGGTTTGGACAAACGAATTGGGACCACAAGCAAGTGAATCAACTTTTGTCCCGCTTCAGGATTCGTCAGTGACATCTGGTGCTGATGATGCTGAGGCGGTCCGGGGTTCCGGCGACAACTGGACTGTCCCAGACGGTGGCGGTATTCAGCGCTCATCCGATACGGGCCTGGCTCTTGCCGTGGCGCTGCTGGTGAGTGGCGTGGCGCTGGTCCTGGTGGCCTACGCCGTCCCCAGGGAGGCCCGCGTGGACCGTGACGCCGTGTCGGCCCGGCAGATGGAGCAGCTAGACCTGTACTATGCACGGCTGGGCTCGCACCTGGACAAGTGCATCATCGCCGGTCTGGGGCTACTCACCCTGGGAGGGATCTTACTCTCTCTGCTCCTCCTGGCTTTCATGTGCCGGTGCCACGTCGTCTCGCTCTCACACTGCCGGGCGCCCTTCGTCCGGCCCAAGCGGACCTACGGCTCCGTCAACATGAGGATGAAGCAGCTCGCCGCTGGCGAGGACCAATCATCTGGGACCGAGCGGGAGGGACCTGCTTTGACGGCTGAGTGATCCACCGACCACAGCGATTTGGTGCTAACAAAGGATGCCCGTCCATTTCTACGTCCGTCCTCTGCAAGGCAAAAATGAAGGAAAGCTGGATGCTGGCTATAAAGTTTTGGGATGCAAAAATTAAGAAAGTGCCGAATTTAAGTCTTGGGACAACAGTTTGCTGAAAATGGGGAGGGAAATGTGAAGACATTGTCATCATTCCTGGTCAAGTGAAGAAATGTGGTATGTGGCCAAAAGCAAAAATGGCCTTTGGACAAGAAAAAGTAAATTTGGaccaaaatgtggaaaaaaatgtagaTTTGGGGCAAAAACGTCAAATTGGAAGATTTTGAGCCGTTTCGACAGGGCAAGAAATGTTGGGGGCTGTCATCCAAAAAGAGGTTGTTCGCTGCGCCCGTTGGATTGTTTCGAACGCCAAAGACCTGATCCGGAACATTTTTGTCCATACAGCCAGTtggtttgacccctgtctctacagtgaaaggctcagtcaaggagctgttattgagcactgtggctgtcattccgtcatgtaataaacgcagtattctgacgtatttgtccgggcaaccatacctcag
This genomic interval from Syngnathus typhle isolate RoL2023-S1 ecotype Sweden linkage group LG11, RoL_Styp_1.0, whole genome shotgun sequence contains the following:
- the LOC133161699 gene encoding transmembrane protein 74B-like, with product MDSSFDLVELRELPNIEKASDIGGGFRNASYEHDHERHQEATGFTTTSGSCKDSSVTSGADDAEAVRGSGDNWTVPDGGGIQRSSDTGLALAVALLVSGVALVLVAYAVPREARVDRDAVSARQMEQLDLYYARLGSHLDKCIIAGLGLLTLGGILLSLLLLAFMCRCHVVSLSHCRAPFVRPKRTYGSVNMRMKQLAAGEDQSSGTEREGPALTAE